A DNA window from Pogona vitticeps strain Pit_001003342236 chromosome 2, PviZW2.1, whole genome shotgun sequence contains the following coding sequences:
- the LOC144587296 gene encoding LOW QUALITY PROTEIN: uncharacterized protein LOC144587296 (The sequence of the model RefSeq protein was modified relative to this genomic sequence to represent the inferred CDS: substituted 2 bases at 2 genomic stop codons): MKMQKTHAAEKPYKGSASGESLTQSGNLQSYQLNHTGEKPYKYVKCAKNFSQRSQLNVHQRIHTGEKPYKCMECGKRFSQKGNLGLHQKTHTGEKPYACLECGKTFRLSRSLHIHQRTHTGEKPFTCEKCWKTFSQRPHLSRHQRIHTGEKPYECTECGKNFSCSGNLQSHKRTHTGEKPYQCIECGRSFSGSGPCTKHQRTHTGEKPYKCMECGKSFSQKGNLDLHQKTHTEEKPYACLECGKKFRLSCHLHLHQRTHTGEKPFTCEECGKSFSVSSSLRSHQRIHTGEKPYACMECGKNFSDSGTYTKHQRIHTGVKPFKCMECGMSFNQSSNFNVHQRTHTGEKPFKCLECGTSFRQSGDLHAHQRIHTGEKPFTCEECGKSFSRSGSLRSHQRTHTGEKKHQCMECGKSFSCRSNLIKHQTTHIGEKPYKCMECGKSFCQSDRLHSHQRTHTKXEGEKPHKCMECGKCFSQKGNLGLHQKMHTGGKPYACLECGKTFRFSRSLHIHQRTHTGEKPYKCMECGKSFSQSGNLRVHQRTHTGEKPHKCMECGKSFSHRYALRSHQKTHTGEKPHKCMECGKSFSRSGRLMAHHRTHTGEKPHTCMECGMKFSRSDALRVHQRTHSGEKPHKCMECGKRFSRSGALTLHQRTHTGEKGHTCMECGKSFSCSGNLRLHQRTHTGEKPHKCMECGKSFSQSSQLRVHQRIHSGEKPHKCMECGKSFSQKAKLDLHQRTHTGEKPYKCMECGKSFSQKGNLDLHQRTHTGEKPFTCEECGKSFKVSSSLSSHQRIHTGEKPYKCMECGKSFSDSGSYRSHHRIHTGEKPFKCMECGKSFNQSSHFNLHQRIHTGEKPFKCLECGTSFRQSGDLHAHQRIHTGEKPFTCEECGKSFSQNSNLSRHKRNHTGEKAHQCLECGKSFCQSGALSAHQRIHTGEKPFTCEECGKSFSQSGNLRLHQRTHTGEKKHQCLECGKSFSWRGNLIKHQTTHIGEKPXKCTECGKSFCRSDHLHSHQRTHTK, from the exons ATGAAAATGCAAAAAACCCACGCAGCGGAGAAACCATATAAAGGTTCGGCTTCTGGGGAGAGCTTAACTCAGAGTGGAAATCTACAGTCGTATCAACTgaaccacacaggagaaaaaccatataaatacgTTAAATGTGCAAAGAACTTCAGTCAGAGGAGTCAGCTTAAtgtacatcaaaggatccacacaggggagaagccatataaatgcatggaatgtggaaagcgcTTTAGTCAAAAAGGTAACCTTGGTTTACATCAAAAGacgcacacaggagagaaaccctatgcGTGCCTTGAATGTGGGAAGACATTCAGATTGAGTAGATCCCTACatatacatcaaaggacccacacaggagagaaaccctttacATGTGAGAAATGTTGGAAGACCTTTAGTCAGAGACCTcacctgagtagacatcaaaggatccacactggggagaagccatatgaatgcacggaatgtggaaagaatttcAGTTGCAGTGGAAATCTACAGTCACATAAAAggactcacacaggggaaaagcCGTATCAGTGCATagaatgtggaaggagcttcagtgGGAGTGGACCATGTACtaaacatcaaagaacccacacaggagagaaaccatataaatgcatggagtgtggaaagagctttagtcaaaaaGGTAACCTTGATTTACACCAAAAGACGCACACAGAAGAGAAACCCTATGCGTGCCTTGAATGTGGGAAGAAATTCAGATTGAGTTGCCACCTACatttacatcaaaggacacacacaggggagaaaccctttacatgtgaggaatgtgggaagagcttcagtgtcAGCAGTAGCCTCCgttcacatcaaaggatccacactggggagaaaccatatgcatgtatggaatgtggaaagaatttcAGTGACAGTGGAACATATACAAAACACCAAAGGATCCATACAGGGGTGAAACCttttaagtgcatggaatgtggaatgagcttcaATCAGAGCAGTAATTTTAAtgtacatcaaaggactcacaccggggagaaaccctttaaatgcctagaatgtgggACGAGCTTCCGTCAGAGTGGAGATCTACATgcacaccaaaggatccacacaggggagaaacccttcacgtgtgaggaatgtgggaagagtttcagtcgGAGCGGAAGTTTACGTTcccatcaaaggacccacactggggagaaaaaacatcaatgtatggaatgtgggaaaagcttcagttgTCGCAGTAACCTCATCAAACATCAAACAACTCACattggggagaaaccctacaaatgcatggaatgtggaaagagtttctgCCAGAGTGACCGTCTACATTcccatcaaaggacccacaccaaGTGAGAAG gggaaaagccacataaatgcatggaatgtggaaagtgctttagtcAAAAAGGTAACCTTGGTTTACATCAAAAGATGCACACAGGAGGGAAACCCTATGCGTGCCTTGAATGTGGGAAGACATTCAGATTCAGTAGATCCCTACatatacatcaaaggacccacacaggggagaagccatataaatgcatggaatgtggaaagagctttagtcagagtggtaatcttagggtacatcaaaggacccacactggggagaaaccacataaatgcatggaatgtggaaagagctttagccaCAGATATGCCCTTAGATCACATCAaaagacccacactggggagaaaccacataaatgcatggaatgtggaaagagctttagtcgcagtggtaggCTTATGGCACATCAcaggacccatactggggagaaaccacatacatgcatggaatgtggaatgaaatttagtcgcagtgatgcccttagagtacatcaaaggacccacagtggggagaaaccacataaatgcatggaatgtggaaagcgctttagtcgcagtggtgctCTTacattacatcaaaggacccacactggggagaaaggacatacatgcatggaatgtggaaagagctttagttgcagtggtaatcttaggttacatcaaaggacccacactggggagaaaccacataaatgcatggaatgtggaaagagctttagtcagagtagtcagcttagggtacatcaaaggatccacagtggggagaaaccacataaatgcatggaatgtggaaagagctttagtcaaaaaGCTAAACTTGatttacatcaaaggacacacacaggggagaaaccatataaatgcatggagtgtggaaagagctttagtcaaaaaGGTAACCTTGatttacatcaaaggacacacacaggagagaaaccctttacgtgtgaggaatgtgggaagagcttcaaggtcagcagtagcctcagttcacatcaaaggatccacacaggtgagaaaccatataaatgtatggaatgtggaaagagttttagcgACAGTGGATCATATAGAAGCCATCAtagaatccatacaggggagaaaccatttaagtgcatggaatgtggaaagagcttcaatcagagcagtcattttaatttacatcaaaggattcacaccggggagaaaccctttaaatgccttGAATGTGGAACGAGCTTCCGTCAGAGTGGAGATCTACATgcacaccaaaggatccacacaggggagaaaccttttacgtgtgaggaatgtgggaagagcttcagtcagaacagtAACTTGAGTAGACATAAAAGAaaccacactggggagaaagcacatcaatgcctagaatgtgggaagagcttctgtCAGAGTGGAGCTCTAAGTgcacaccaaaggatccacacaggggagaaacccttcacctgtgaggaatgtgggaagagttttaGTCAGAGCGGGAATTTAcgtttacatcaaaggacccacactggggagaaaaaacatcaatgcctggaatgtgggaaaagcttcagttgGCGTGGTAACCTCATCAAACATCAAACAACTCATATTGGGGAGAAACCCTagaaatgcacggaatgtggaaagagcttctgtcGGAGTGACCATCTACATTcccatcaaaggacccacaccaaGTGA